One part of the Mytilus trossulus isolate FHL-02 chromosome 11, PNRI_Mtr1.1.1.hap1, whole genome shotgun sequence genome encodes these proteins:
- the LOC134690413 gene encoding palmitoyltransferase ZDHHC15B-like, giving the protein MATVRINIDKHEEQSDKAWNDMTLMEKWRHRYNDKERSIQSANAAKQYARLTFAFQSTTQLYVFLCVIIPRLFDDFDEWTRYWLKVFTVFVCVEWFMNYFCTIFYSTNITKTRDNPTIETKERWNNPPEYFESFLADRARSNGHAPQFTNCPRDDGGISWNYCQDCEIHIPPRAYHCNICRTCILKRDHHCYFVGTCIGFRNQRYFYVLSFYSIIIGAVAFYFTWIYLETFYWPVAYSWTNYLPPIAVYRWILGSEDLNFHIVLLIVHLYIEFICGLLGIVYCTAQTVLVFKGITMFEFAKQVKVKCNNSVNQNFRSVFGDFWALNFIFPMTILFKQRDDGYKWDGVKINHNSKHKKKVYNY; this is encoded by the coding sequence ATGGCGACAGTAAGAATAAATATTGACAAACACGAGGAACAATCAGATAAAGCATGGAACGACATGACGCTCATGGAAAAATGGCGCCATCGATACAACGACAAAGAACGCTCAATTCAATCTGCAAACGCAGCTAAACAATATGCTCGCCTCACATTTGCGTTCCAGTCAACTACACAGCTGTACGTGTTTTTGTGTGTTATCATCCCAAGACTTTTTGATGATTTTGATGAATGGACTCGATAttggttaaaagtttttacAGTTTTTGTCTGTGTCGAATggtttatgaattatttttgtacGATATTTTATAGTACGAATATAACAAAGACACGTGACAATCCGACAattgaaacaaaagaaagatGGAATAATCCACCAGAATATTTTGAGTCATTCCTTGCAGACAGGGCACGTTCAAATGGTCATGCTCCTCAATTTACGAACTGCCCACGCGATGATGGTGGAATTTCATGGAATTACTGCCAGGACTGTGAAATACATATACCTCCACGGGCCTATCACTGTAATATATGTAGAACTTGCATTCTAAAACGTGACCACCATTGCTATTTTGTTGGAACTTGTATAGGATTTAGAAATCAACGATATTTCTACGTATtatcattttattcaataattataGGAGCAGTTGCATTTTACTTTACATGGATTTATTTAGAAACATTTTATTGGCCAGTAGCATATTCATGGACGAATTATTTACCGCCGATTGCAGTATATCGTTGGATTCTTGGGTCGGAGGATTTAAATTTCCATATAGTTTTGCTAATAGTTCATCTATACATTGAGTTTATTTGTGGACTACTGGGTATAGTTTACTGCACTGCTCAAACCGTTTTGGTGTTCAAAGGAATAACAATGTTCGAATTCGCTAAACAGGTCAAGGTAAAGTGCAATAATAGTGTAAATCAGAACTTCCGGTCTGTGTTCGGGGACTTCTGGgctttgaattttatatttccaatgactattttatttaaacaaagagACGATGGATACAAATGGGATGGGGTCAAAATAAATCACAATTCAAAACACAAGAAAAAGGTTTACAACTActaa
- the LOC134691177 gene encoding cholecystokinin receptor-like, whose product MDITNKTDNQTWTLEELEYKQFLKEDILVVSYLVLLSVVGTIGNGHALIVYYFRYKVSNHRTFVLWLSVVDLLACCLGIPFEIFDLRYSYTFQAVAPCKIFRFLNHFVSMGSGLLLGVIALERHRKVCTPFKQQMDEKCAMKACVITIVVALVLSAPSFVFYGPADKKTGSILVGSDCTVLATFKGSSYFWAYSGLFLLISTTIFIICVIAYVHVGRVMYKQMVFRKSAQIFKQKSSNGLSRSSSHENGACVNDDESSVNTDMRVKISTIDRKITKQNNQKPKKFVLDRSKRITLMFLVATAVSYLGYLPYNFIILIKVLNPTAYRAMDRVLGQFMGVLLRGYFLNNASNPVVYCFLDNRFRTECKKFYSRLRLYLCTRREKELSF is encoded by the coding sequence atggatataacaaataaaaccgACAATCAGACATGGACCCTAGAAGAACTTGAATACAAACAGTTTTTAAAAGAGGACATTTTAGTTGTTTCGTATCTCGTCTTACTATCAGTGGTTGGAACGATTGGGAATGGACACGCtctaattgtatattattttcgGTATAAAGTTTCTAACCACAGAACATTCGTCCTCTGGTTATCAGTTGTGGATTTACTCGCCTGCTGCCTCGGGATACCATTTGAAATTTTCGACCTCCGATATAGTTATACGTTCCAAGCAGTTGCGCCATGTAAAATATTCCGATTTTTAAACCATTTTGTAAGTATGGGATCTGGACTTTTGcttggagttattgcccttgaacGGCACCGTAAAGTATGTACGCCATTTAAACAACAAATGGACGAAAAGTGTGCAATGAAAGCCTGTGTAATAACAATAGTTGTTGCTTTGGTTTTGTCAGCACCAAGTTTTGTGTTCTATGGACCAGCTGATAAGAAAACCGGCTCAATACTTGTCGGTAGCGATTGTACAGTTCTTGCCACATTTAAGGGAAGTTCGTACTTTTGGGCATATAGTGGTCTCTTCTTGTTAATAAGTACCactattttcataatttgtgtaATCGCTTATGTCCATGTTGGAAGAGTTATGTACAAGCAAATGGTGTTCAGAAAATCGGCTcagatttttaaacaaaaatcatcaaACGGACTATCACGATCATCTAGTCATGAGAATGGAGCGTGTGTTAATGACGACGAATCGAGTGTGAACACGGATATGCGTGTCAAGATCTCTACAATAGACCGAAAAATAACAAagcaaaacaaccaaaaacccAAAAAGTTTGTGTTAGATCGATCTAAACGTATAACGCTCATGTTTCTAGTTGCAACAGCAGTGTCTTATTTGGGTTATTTaccatataattttattattttgataaaagtgCTTAATCCAACGGCTTACAGAGCTATGGATCGTGTACTTGGACAATTTATGGGAGTATTACTGCGTGGGTATTTCTTGAACAATGCATCAAATCCAGTTGTGTATTGCTTCCTTGACAATAGATTCAGAACGGAATGTAAGAAATTTTACTCTCGTTTAAGATTATATTTGTGTACAAGGAGGGAAAAGgaattatcattttaa